In the Leishmania donovani BPK282A1 complete genome, chromosome 31 genome, one interval contains:
- a CDS encoding c2 domain protein, putative produces the protein MGRLEVCICGARNIGDTRKAGAPDPYVKVVMGDRKKTQSKYKTKVASSSLHPVWNEVVKFQVADYDSEQIVFELWNNNVIVDDLMGAYALSLNGLTRGVVSDLWVILKGTGLSSAELHLQALAVDFGADPQPSSMVVRSIEEYNAAAATKHATGTTEMKQVACADDLDCVQKPSSSEPAIGIPLQAQVALPPKLQPQPFYTQQPTYAQQAQPPPHPIYYQQAPLQGSYYGAPPQPPQCMYGPSPI, from the coding sequence ATGGGTCGCCTGGAGGTGTGCATCTGCGGTGCTCGCAACATCGGCGACACCCGAAAGGCTGGTGCTCCCGACCCGTATGTGAAGGTCGTGATGGGCGACAGGAAAAAGACGCAGAGCAAGTACAAGACTAAGGTGGCCAGTAGCAGTCTCCACCCCGTCTGGAATGAGGTGGTCAAGTTCCAGGTCGCCGACTACGACTCCGAACAGATCGTTTTCGAGCTGTGGAACAACAACGTCATTGTAGACGACCTGATGGGCGCCTATGCGCTCTCTTTGAACGGCTTGACGCGTGGCGTTGTGAGCGACTTATGGGTCATCCTCAAGGGCACGGGGCTCTCTTCGGCAGAGCTTCATCTGCAAGCACTGGCGGTAGACTTTGGCGCTGATCCTCAGCCCAGCAGCATGGTGGTGCGCTCCATTGAGGAATacaacgccgctgcggccacaAAGCATGCAACGGGCACTACCGAGATGAAGCAGGTGGCATGTGCGGATGACTTGGACTGCGTCCAGAAGCCATCATCCAGCGAGCCGGCGATCGGCATcccgctgcaggcgcaggtGGCACTTCCGCCGAAGCTTCAACCGCAGCCGTTCTATACCCAGCAGCCAACCTatgcgcagcaggcgcagcctccaccccaccccatcTACTATCAGCAAGCGCCACTGCAAGGCAGCTACTACGGGGCGCCTCCACAGCCGCCCCAGTGCATGTACGGCCCATCGCCGATTTGA
- a CDS encoding c2 domain protein, putative, which produces MGRLEIRVCGARNVANVQKVGKPDPYVKVKLGSNKKSQIKYKTHVAENCLNPVWNELFKFQVADYDSMQVVFELWNDNVIVDDLLGSYSLSLNGLTRGVVVDTWVLLEGTKGSPSELHLRVLAVDFGRDPGPGDRLTLSLEGDTMVPSTGQTYRPPKNYVPPAQGIVLQSYPPAPLGPPPPVVYSASAAPMPQVQYGYMAPPQPQGYAYGAPPPLPQQPPSQGYGYGAAPAPQNYSYGAPPPPQPMYGAPQPPQSLPYAAGPPPPQMYGPPPPQRRPVQMAYGIPPDM; this is translated from the coding sequence ATGGGCCGCCTTGAGATCCGTGTCTGCGGCGCCCGCAATGTGGCGAACGTGCAGAAGGTGGGTAAACCCGACCCGTACGTGAAGGTCAAGCTGGGTAGCAATAAGAAGTCGCAGATTAAATACAAGACCCACGTAGCCGAGAACTGCCTTAACCCCGTCTGGAATGAGCTCTTCAAGTTTCAGGTCGCTGACTACGACTCGATGCAGGTGGTTTTCGAGCTGTGGAACGACAACGTCATCGTAGACGACCTCCTCGGAAGCTACAGCCTCTCCCTCAACGGCCTAAcccgcggcgtcgtcgtcgataCCTGGGTGCTTCTCGAGGGAACGAAGGGCTCCCCCTCGGAGCTGCACTTGCGCGTCCTCGCTGTCGACTTTGGCCGCGATCCGGGGCCTGGCGACCGGCTCACCTTATCGCTCGAGGGGGACACCATGGTGCCGTCTACGGGCCAGACATACCGTCCACCGAAGAACTAcgtgccgccagcgcaagGGATTGTACTGCAGTCGTACCCCCCTGCTCCGCTCGGGCCCCCGCCGCCGGTAGTCTACAGCGCCTCGGCTGCGCCGATGCCGCAAGTACAGTATGGCTACATGGCTCCACCACAACCGCAGGGGTACGCATACGGTGCTCCTCCCCCActgccacagcagccaccgtCACAGGGGTACGGCTACGGCGCTGCTCCGGCGCCGCAAAACTACAGCTATGGcgcgcccccgcccccgcaGCCTATGTATGGCgccccgcagccgccacagtCTCTACCGTACGCTGCCGGTCCTCCGCCACCCCAGATGTacggccctcctcctccgcagcggcggccggtGCAGATGGCCTACGGTATCCCGCCTGACATGTAA